One window from the genome of Rhodococcus sp. ABRD24 encodes:
- a CDS encoding ABC-F family ATP-binding cassette domain-containing protein encodes MANLINLEQVSKSFGIKPLLDSVSLGVQEGERIGVVGLNGGGKTTLLEVLAGVESPDEGRVSRVGGLRMAVVTQRGVLPEGSSVGEVVLGPLGVADHEWAGDARIRGILAGIGIDNLGLDAKVDGLSGGERRRVALAAALVQDLDLLVLDEPTNHLDVEGVQWLAEHLVSRRSALVVVTHDRWFLDTVANRTWEVVGGKVESYEGGYNDWIFARAERSRQADAAEERRQNLARKELAWLRRGPQARTSKPKYRVEAAEALIADVPAPRDSIALASFAKRRLGRVVIEIEDAKLTTPDGRELVHDLTWRLAPGERVGLVGVNGSGKTTLLRTLAGELEPASGKRIQGQTVKIGWLRQELDDLPTNMRVLDAVKDVAERITLGDKEISAGQLAERLGFTPARQRTPVGDLSGGERRRLQLTRVLMAEPNVLLLDEPTNDLDIDTLQQLEDLLDGWAGTMVVISHDRYLVERICDTTWALFGDGKLTNLPGGIEEYLRRRAVLARKPENVAQSVASGVGAAASAGSRSADRDGAADRAARKELSRLERAIAKLDEREAKLHAQLAEAATEQAKLMTLDAELKHVVAEKEAAEERWMELAAEFD; translated from the coding sequence ATGGCGAATTTGATCAATCTCGAGCAGGTTTCGAAGTCCTTCGGCATCAAGCCGTTGCTCGATTCCGTCTCGCTGGGTGTGCAGGAGGGCGAGCGCATCGGCGTCGTCGGCCTCAACGGCGGCGGCAAGACCACGCTGCTCGAGGTCCTAGCGGGCGTCGAGAGCCCGGACGAGGGGCGCGTGAGCCGCGTCGGTGGCCTGCGAATGGCCGTGGTCACCCAGCGCGGAGTGCTCCCGGAGGGTTCCAGCGTCGGTGAGGTCGTGCTCGGGCCGCTCGGCGTCGCCGACCACGAGTGGGCCGGCGACGCGCGGATCCGCGGCATCCTCGCGGGGATCGGCATCGACAACCTGGGCCTGGACGCCAAGGTCGACGGCTTGTCCGGCGGTGAACGCCGCCGCGTCGCACTGGCCGCGGCGCTCGTCCAGGACCTGGATCTGCTGGTACTCGACGAGCCCACCAACCACCTCGACGTGGAGGGTGTGCAGTGGCTCGCCGAACACCTCGTTTCGAGGCGCTCCGCTCTGGTTGTCGTCACCCACGATCGCTGGTTCCTCGACACGGTCGCCAACCGGACGTGGGAGGTGGTGGGTGGCAAGGTCGAAAGCTACGAGGGCGGCTACAACGACTGGATCTTCGCGCGGGCCGAGCGTTCCCGTCAGGCGGATGCCGCCGAGGAGCGCCGGCAGAACCTCGCCCGCAAGGAACTCGCGTGGCTCCGTCGCGGCCCGCAGGCCCGGACGTCCAAGCCCAAGTATCGGGTCGAGGCCGCTGAGGCGTTGATTGCCGACGTTCCTGCTCCGCGCGACAGCATCGCGCTCGCGTCGTTTGCGAAGCGCCGCCTGGGCCGGGTCGTCATCGAAATCGAGGACGCCAAGCTCACCACCCCGGACGGCCGCGAGTTGGTCCACGACCTCACGTGGCGTCTCGCTCCGGGCGAGCGTGTCGGCCTGGTCGGCGTCAACGGCTCCGGCAAGACGACGCTACTGCGCACACTCGCGGGCGAGCTCGAGCCGGCGTCGGGCAAGCGGATCCAGGGCCAGACGGTGAAGATCGGGTGGCTGCGCCAGGAGCTCGACGACCTGCCGACAAATATGCGGGTGCTTGACGCCGTCAAGGATGTCGCCGAGCGAATCACGCTGGGGGACAAGGAGATTTCGGCCGGTCAGCTCGCGGAGCGGCTTGGGTTCACGCCGGCGCGCCAGCGCACCCCGGTGGGTGACCTGTCCGGTGGCGAGCGCCGTCGTCTGCAGCTCACCCGCGTCCTGATGGCGGAACCGAACGTGCTGCTGCTCGACGAGCCCACGAACGACCTGGACATCGACACTCTCCAGCAGCTCGAGGATCTGCTCGACGGCTGGGCCGGCACGATGGTGGTCATCTCGCACGACCGGTACCTGGTCGAGCGCATTTGTGACACCACGTGGGCGCTGTTCGGTGACGGCAAGCTGACCAACCTTCCCGGTGGCATCGAGGAGTATCTCCGTCGGCGCGCGGTGCTGGCACGGAAGCCCGAGAACGTTGCGCAGTCGGTGGCTTCAGGAGTGGGGGCCGCCGCTTCCGCCGGTTCCCGGTCGGCGGACCGCGACGGCGCTGCCGATCGGGCGGCCCGCAAGGAGCTGTCGCGGCTCGAGCGCGCGATCGCCAAGCTCGACGAGCGCGAGGCGAAGCTGCACGCACAGCTCGCCGAGGCGGCAACGGAACAGGCGAAGCTGATGACCCTCGATGCCGAGCTCAAGCATGTCGTGGCGGAGAAGGAAGCCGCCGAGGAGCGGTGGATGGAGCTGGCGGCCGAGTTCGACTGA
- a CDS encoding nuclear transport factor 2 family protein produces the protein MDLEAIAEISRLKYRYVRALDTKSWAEFTETLLPEVTATYAEHLRFDSRDAFVSFLQDTLGPHVITEHHCGHPEIEVNGDTATGIWYLSDTVVIPGDQMLMHGAAFYQDRYARDGAGRWRIAHTAYERTYESVYSLADVPSFRLTSNRWALIGSPPGMMP, from the coding sequence GTGGACCTGGAGGCGATAGCCGAGATCAGTCGGCTCAAGTATCGATACGTGCGCGCGCTCGACACGAAGTCCTGGGCCGAGTTCACGGAGACCCTGCTACCCGAAGTGACGGCGACGTACGCCGAGCACCTGCGATTCGATTCGCGGGACGCCTTCGTGTCGTTCCTGCAGGACACGCTCGGGCCGCACGTCATCACCGAGCACCATTGCGGGCACCCCGAGATCGAGGTGAACGGCGATACCGCGACCGGTATCTGGTACCTGTCGGACACGGTCGTGATCCCGGGCGATCAGATGCTGATGCATGGCGCCGCCTTCTACCAGGATCGGTATGCACGCGACGGTGCCGGTCGCTGGCGCATCGCACACACGGCATACGAGCGCACCTACGAGTCGGTGTACTCGCTCGCGGACGTGCCGAGTTTCCGTCTGACGTCCAACCGATGGGCCCTGATCGGCTCCCCTCCGGGGATGATGCCGTGA
- a CDS encoding VOC family protein — protein MGPDRLPSGDDAVTGFPASGAVPYLTVRGARDAVEWYRRVFGAEVLGEPIVMDDGRIGHVELRLQTGLIYLAEEFPEMGLTAPEAGATSVSLMLPVDDTDAVLQRAHDAGGTVERWISENHGRRNATLIDPFGHRWMLSGPMKETAGA, from the coding sequence ATGGGCCCTGATCGGCTCCCCTCCGGGGATGATGCCGTGACCGGTTTCCCAGCGTCGGGCGCAGTGCCGTACCTGACGGTGCGGGGCGCGCGGGACGCCGTCGAGTGGTATCGCAGGGTCTTCGGGGCCGAGGTGCTCGGGGAACCGATCGTGATGGACGACGGCCGGATCGGGCACGTGGAGCTGCGTCTGCAGACCGGCTTGATCTACCTGGCCGAGGAGTTTCCGGAGATGGGGCTGACCGCACCTGAGGCGGGCGCGACTTCAGTGAGCCTGATGCTCCCTGTGGACGACACCGATGCGGTGCTCCAGCGGGCGCACGATGCCGGCGGCACGGTCGAGCGATGGATCTCGGAGAACCACGGCCGTCGCAACGCGACTCTGATCGATCCGTTCGGACACCGGTGGATGCTGTCGGGGCCGATGAAGGAGACTGCCGGCGCATAG
- a CDS encoding enoyl-CoA hydratase/isomerase family protein has product MTSYIQTRVHGAVAEIVLDRPKALNALDASMIRDMYVPLLQWRDDETIEAVLVTSASDRAFCAGGDIKTVRQDSLDGDHAAVHEFFASEYRLNALIAEYPKPYIALIDGHAMGGGLGISVHGSVRVVTERAALAMPETAIGFFPDIGASHFLPRLTGATGMYLGLTGARASAADAITAGLATHFVPSERLAELADDLRTGDIEAALGKHVQDAPVSDLAARMAEIDRVFGSGTVPEMVARLTGDDEWTVRTRGALTSLSPTSLWVTAELIRRGAALTLEQCLAMELALGAEITRSHDFIEGVRAVLVDKDRNPRWSPDTLAGVDPTLIEALFVQAGRAAR; this is encoded by the coding sequence ATGACGTCGTACATCCAGACCCGCGTGCACGGAGCGGTCGCAGAAATCGTGCTGGACCGGCCGAAGGCGCTCAATGCGCTGGACGCGAGCATGATCCGCGACATGTACGTCCCGCTGCTGCAGTGGCGCGACGACGAGACGATCGAAGCGGTGCTCGTCACGAGTGCATCCGACCGTGCGTTCTGTGCCGGCGGTGACATCAAGACGGTGCGCCAGGATTCGCTCGACGGGGACCATGCGGCGGTCCATGAGTTCTTCGCCTCCGAGTACCGGCTCAATGCGCTCATTGCGGAGTACCCCAAGCCGTACATCGCGCTCATCGACGGGCACGCGATGGGCGGCGGTCTGGGGATTTCGGTGCACGGCTCGGTCCGGGTGGTCACCGAGCGGGCGGCGCTCGCGATGCCCGAAACCGCGATCGGCTTCTTCCCTGACATCGGGGCCAGCCACTTCCTGCCGCGTTTGACCGGGGCCACCGGAATGTACCTGGGGCTCACCGGTGCCCGTGCGTCCGCCGCGGACGCGATCACCGCTGGCCTGGCTACCCACTTCGTGCCGAGTGAGCGTCTCGCGGAGCTTGCCGACGACCTGCGCACCGGCGACATCGAGGCCGCGCTCGGCAAGCATGTGCAGGACGCGCCCGTCTCCGATCTGGCGGCCCGGATGGCCGAGATCGACCGAGTCTTCGGGTCGGGAACGGTCCCGGAGATGGTCGCGAGGCTCACCGGCGACGACGAGTGGACTGTCCGTACGCGAGGTGCGCTGACGAGCCTGTCACCCACCAGCTTGTGGGTCACCGCGGAGCTGATCCGCCGCGGCGCAGCACTCACGCTCGAACAGTGTCTGGCAATGGAATTGGCGTTGGGTGCAGAGATCACCCGCAGCCACGACTTCATCGAAGGTGTACGAGCGGTGCTGGTCGACAAGGACCGCAACCCGCGCTGGTCGCCGGACACTCTCGCAGGCGTCGATCCGACCCTGATCGAAGCCCTGTTCGTTCAGGCGGGCCGTGCCGCGAGGTAG
- a CDS encoding HAMP domain-containing sensor histidine kinase — translation MKRRRRSLSLRARVALVSALAAAIVIAAIGFAFAVFLRVNGSEQLDRTLDSVSLSMATDPAASADNTVAPVLPEDLSPQVVQPTAIAADPVRATTIGGTAVRAKDVPINGAIGQVVAVSVPEDPMSRAIREQQWQVAGVALAAIAVAAGLGWLLAGRAVRPLQRLAAATHTVGDELPAALPDIRGAREAEELSDALSRMLDRISKARSRTQEALGAARDFAAVSAHELRTPLTAMRTDLEVLTTLPLTEEQRTEILREVLATQRQIEATLTDLERLAVGELSDATDHEDLDLAELADRCVQELARRLPDVQIELNSPPTVSVRGIPSGLRLVLENAVTNSVRHGRAERIRITLVHSDSQGAVVAVDDDGIGIPQHERAPLFERFVRGSSADPEGSGLGLALIAQQAALHGGRAELSDSPLGGTRLLIYLAARPA, via the coding sequence GTGAAGAGACGTCGCCGCTCGCTGTCCTTGCGGGCCCGGGTAGCCCTGGTCTCCGCTCTGGCCGCCGCGATCGTCATCGCCGCGATCGGATTTGCCTTCGCGGTATTCCTGCGGGTCAACGGCTCCGAACAGCTCGATCGCACCCTCGACTCGGTGTCGCTGAGCATGGCCACCGACCCCGCTGCCTCGGCCGACAACACCGTGGCTCCCGTTCTGCCCGAGGACCTCAGCCCACAGGTCGTGCAACCGACGGCCATCGCCGCCGACCCGGTCCGCGCGACCACGATCGGCGGCACCGCAGTGCGGGCGAAGGACGTCCCGATCAATGGAGCCATAGGCCAGGTGGTCGCTGTCTCGGTTCCCGAGGATCCGATGAGTCGCGCCATCCGGGAACAGCAGTGGCAGGTTGCCGGTGTCGCCCTTGCTGCAATCGCGGTGGCTGCCGGGCTCGGCTGGTTGCTGGCCGGCCGCGCGGTTCGGCCGCTGCAGCGCCTCGCGGCCGCGACCCACACTGTCGGTGACGAACTACCCGCCGCACTGCCCGACATCCGCGGCGCCCGCGAAGCCGAGGAACTCTCCGACGCCCTCTCCCGCATGCTGGATCGAATCAGCAAGGCCCGCAGTCGCACCCAGGAGGCTCTCGGGGCGGCGCGGGACTTCGCAGCGGTATCCGCGCACGAGCTGCGCACGCCGCTGACCGCGATGCGCACCGACCTCGAGGTGCTCACCACACTGCCGCTCACAGAGGAGCAACGGACCGAGATCCTGCGCGAGGTGCTCGCGACGCAACGACAGATCGAGGCGACGCTCACCGACCTCGAGCGGCTCGCGGTGGGCGAACTGTCCGACGCCACCGACCACGAGGACCTCGACCTGGCGGAACTCGCCGATCGCTGCGTGCAGGAGTTGGCCCGCCGACTACCCGACGTACAAATCGAACTGAACTCCCCACCCACGGTCAGCGTTCGCGGCATTCCGTCGGGACTGCGCCTGGTCCTCGAGAACGCGGTCACGAACTCGGTACGGCACGGGCGCGCCGAACGGATCCGGATCACCCTCGTTCACAGCGACTCTCAGGGAGCGGTCGTTGCCGTCGACGACGACGGTATCGGCATTCCCCAGCACGAGCGTGCCCCACTGTTCGAACGGTTCGTGCGCGGATCGTCCGCCGACCCCGAAGGATCCGGACTAGGGCTCGCCCTGATCGCACAGCAGGCAGCGCTGCACGGCGGACGGGCCGAACTCTCCGACAGCCCGCTCGGCGGGACGCGCCTGCTGATCTACCTCGCGGCACGGCCCGCCTGA
- a CDS encoding response regulator transcription factor — protein sequence MDRVTDSARILLVDDDPKVLSSLTRGLRLSGFELETALDGVSALRAVTASNPDAIVLDVNMPGLDGVSVVTALRAMGNEVPICVLSARSTVGDRIAGLEAGADDYLTKPFELGELVARLRALLRRAPRTPAPTGIVTVGALEVDLPGRRVHTRGERVELTKREFDLLSVLAENAGIVLSRVQLLRLVWGYDFDADTNVVDVFMTYLRKKLEANGMPRVLHTVRGVGFVLREQP from the coding sequence ATGGACCGAGTGACCGATAGCGCCCGCATCCTGCTCGTCGACGACGACCCGAAGGTCCTGTCATCCCTCACACGGGGGCTCCGTCTGTCCGGTTTCGAACTCGAGACCGCACTGGACGGAGTCTCCGCGCTCCGTGCCGTGACAGCGTCGAACCCCGACGCGATCGTGCTCGACGTCAACATGCCGGGGCTCGACGGGGTGAGTGTGGTGACGGCGCTGCGAGCAATGGGCAACGAGGTGCCGATCTGTGTGCTCAGCGCACGCAGCACGGTCGGCGACCGGATCGCGGGCCTCGAGGCCGGTGCCGACGACTACCTCACCAAGCCCTTCGAACTCGGCGAACTCGTGGCGCGGCTGCGGGCACTGCTCCGCCGGGCGCCGCGCACCCCCGCGCCGACGGGGATCGTCACCGTCGGCGCCCTCGAGGTGGACCTGCCGGGCCGACGCGTCCACACGAGGGGTGAACGCGTCGAGCTGACCAAACGCGAGTTCGACCTGCTCAGCGTCCTCGCCGAGAACGCGGGGATCGTCCTGAGCCGGGTGCAACTGCTCCGTCTGGTGTGGGGCTACGACTTCGACGCGGACACCAACGTCGTCGACGTCTTCATGACGTATCTGCGAAAGAAGTTGGAGGCCAACGGGATGCCACGCGTGCTGCACACCGTGCGAGGGGTCGGATTCGTTCTGAGGGAGCAACCGTGA
- a CDS encoding LLM class F420-dependent oxidoreductase, with amino-acid sequence MAQDTAEPLNLGAFGVWRHAFGLTPEVGEEIERLGFGTIWAGGSPPADLAVIEDLVAGTETVTVATGIVNIFAAPAGEVARSYHRIEARHPGRFVLGIGVGHPEVPGMGAERPYDALVRYLDALDDAGVPVQRRMLAALGPRVLKLAADRSAGAHPYLTNPEHTREAREVLGPNVLLAPEQKVVLDTDTDAARTVGRAAVENPYLHLRNYRRNLERLGYPAEELDHGGSDRVIDDLVAHGDTTTIARHLTEHLDAGADHVAIQVLPMAADPLPALRELAAALGIVRT; translated from the coding sequence ATGGCACAGGACACAGCAGAGCCCCTGAACCTCGGCGCGTTCGGCGTCTGGCGTCACGCGTTCGGCCTGACCCCCGAGGTAGGCGAGGAGATAGAGCGGCTCGGCTTCGGCACCATCTGGGCCGGCGGATCCCCGCCCGCAGACCTGGCGGTGATCGAGGACCTCGTCGCCGGCACCGAGACGGTCACTGTCGCGACGGGGATCGTGAACATCTTCGCCGCGCCCGCCGGCGAGGTCGCGCGCTCGTACCACCGGATCGAGGCCCGGCATCCCGGACGCTTCGTCCTCGGCATCGGTGTGGGGCACCCGGAAGTTCCCGGCATGGGCGCCGAGCGGCCGTACGACGCCCTCGTCCGATACCTCGACGCCCTCGACGACGCGGGTGTTCCGGTGCAGCGGCGCATGCTCGCCGCGCTGGGCCCGAGGGTGCTGAAACTGGCTGCGGACCGCTCGGCCGGCGCCCATCCGTATCTGACGAACCCCGAGCACACCCGGGAGGCGCGCGAGGTGCTGGGCCCGAACGTGTTGCTGGCCCCGGAGCAGAAGGTGGTGCTGGATACCGACACGGACGCCGCACGCACCGTCGGGCGCGCAGCCGTCGAGAACCCGTACCTGCACCTGCGCAACTACCGGCGCAACCTCGAACGGCTGGGCTACCCGGCCGAGGAACTAGACCACGGCGGCAGTGACCGCGTCATCGATGATCTTGTCGCACACGGCGATACGACCACCATCGCACGGCATCTCACCGAGCATCTCGACGCGGGCGCCGATCACGTTGCGATACAGGTACTGCCGATGGCCGCAGATCCACTGCCGGCGTTGCGGGAACTCGCTGCGGCGCTGGGGATCGTGCGTACGTAA
- the pnuC gene encoding nicotinamide riboside transporter PnuC has translation MSVLQTLFDAELHIGDATILWREIIGNSFGIASAIGGMRRVVWAWPVGIIGNALLFTVFMGALFYTPQDLNLYGQAGRQLLFITVSVYGWTRWVQSRHDSGKAVLPHWASTRQRIAMVTTMVMGTVVFAQVFGMLGSYGRWAEAWIFTGSILATYGMARGWTEFWIIWIAVDVVGVPLLLKAGFYPSAILYLLYAGFVVWGFAVWLQIQRRSTAESVVTAA, from the coding sequence GTGAGCGTTCTCCAGACCCTGTTCGACGCCGAACTCCACATCGGTGACGCCACTATCCTGTGGCGCGAGATCATCGGGAACTCGTTCGGTATCGCGTCCGCGATCGGCGGCATGCGACGCGTCGTGTGGGCCTGGCCAGTGGGCATCATCGGCAACGCACTGCTGTTCACGGTGTTCATGGGCGCGCTGTTCTACACCCCGCAGGACCTCAACCTGTACGGGCAGGCTGGACGGCAACTGCTGTTCATCACCGTCAGTGTCTACGGCTGGACGCGGTGGGTTCAGTCCCGGCACGACTCGGGCAAAGCGGTGCTGCCGCACTGGGCGTCCACGCGGCAACGGATCGCGATGGTCACCACCATGGTCATGGGCACCGTCGTGTTCGCTCAGGTCTTCGGGATGCTCGGCTCGTACGGCCGGTGGGCCGAGGCATGGATCTTCACCGGATCGATCCTCGCCACCTACGGCATGGCCCGCGGCTGGACCGAGTTCTGGATCATCTGGATCGCCGTCGACGTGGTCGGCGTCCCGCTGCTACTGAAGGCTGGCTTCTACCCCTCGGCAATCCTGTACCTGCTGTATGCCGGATTCGTGGTGTGGGGCTTCGCGGTGTGGCTACAGATCCAGCGGCGATCCACGGCCGAGTCCGTCGTCACCGCAGCCTGA
- a CDS encoding peptide chain release factor 3, with the protein MTTAPDSAELTPAETASSTAAGPKSLSTEAARRRTFAVISHPDAGKSTLTEALALHAKMISEAGAVHGKAGRKATVSDWMEMEKARGISVSSTALQFNYHSEESGDDVVNVVNLVDTPGHSDFSEDTYRVLTAVDAAVMLIDAAKGLEPQTLKLFQVCRHRGIPVITVINKWDRPGRTPLELLDEINERIGLTPTPLYWPVGIAGDFRGLLRRGEDGVAQEYVRFTRTAGGAKIAPEERLTPEQAVEREGSEWETAVEESELLSATGQDHDQELFLAGQTSPVIFASAMLNFGVRQILDALIALAPPPAARDDIAGKPRQVTDPFSAVVFKVQAGMDTAHRDRLAFMRVVSGVFERGMVVTHAQTGKPFTTKYALTVFGRDRTTVENAYPGDVVGLVNANALAPGHTLFSDKKVEFPPIPSFAPEHFSVLRAESASKYKQFRRAVDQLDSEGVVQILRNDIRGDASPVMAAVGPMQFEVVAARMMAEFNVEARMEPLGYALARRTDAESAVELGRQRGVEVFTRSDGVMLALVSDKWRLQYIQKELPELTLEPLVAAAD; encoded by the coding sequence TTGACTACCGCGCCCGACTCGGCCGAGCTCACCCCTGCCGAGACGGCGTCCTCCACCGCTGCTGGCCCGAAGTCGCTGTCGACGGAGGCCGCGCGACGCCGCACGTTCGCCGTCATTTCACACCCCGACGCTGGTAAGTCGACGCTCACCGAGGCCCTCGCGCTGCACGCGAAGATGATCTCCGAGGCCGGCGCCGTCCACGGCAAGGCGGGACGAAAGGCCACGGTCTCCGACTGGATGGAAATGGAGAAGGCCCGCGGCATCTCGGTCTCCTCCACGGCGCTGCAGTTCAACTACCACTCGGAGGAGTCCGGCGACGACGTCGTCAACGTCGTCAACCTCGTCGACACCCCCGGTCACTCCGACTTCTCGGAGGACACGTACCGCGTGCTCACCGCAGTCGACGCGGCCGTGATGCTGATCGACGCGGCCAAGGGCCTCGAGCCGCAGACGCTCAAGCTCTTCCAGGTGTGTCGCCACCGCGGCATCCCCGTCATCACCGTGATCAACAAGTGGGACCGTCCGGGCCGCACTCCGCTCGAGCTGCTCGACGAGATCAACGAGCGCATTGGCCTGACCCCCACTCCCCTGTACTGGCCGGTCGGTATCGCCGGCGACTTCCGTGGACTGCTGCGCCGCGGGGAGGACGGAGTTGCGCAAGAGTACGTCCGCTTCACCCGCACGGCGGGCGGCGCCAAGATCGCTCCCGAGGAGCGGCTCACACCCGAGCAGGCCGTCGAGCGCGAGGGCTCGGAGTGGGAGACCGCGGTGGAGGAGAGCGAACTGCTCTCGGCAACCGGGCAGGACCACGATCAGGAACTGTTCCTCGCGGGGCAGACGTCCCCGGTGATCTTCGCGTCCGCGATGCTGAACTTCGGCGTCCGGCAGATTCTCGACGCACTCATCGCGCTGGCCCCGCCGCCGGCCGCCCGCGACGACATCGCCGGCAAACCGCGTCAGGTCACCGACCCGTTCAGCGCGGTCGTGTTCAAGGTCCAGGCCGGTATGGACACCGCGCACCGCGACCGTCTCGCATTCATGCGCGTCGTGTCCGGCGTGTTCGAACGCGGCATGGTCGTCACGCACGCTCAGACCGGTAAGCCTTTCACCACCAAGTACGCTCTCACCGTCTTCGGCCGCGACCGAACCACCGTCGAGAACGCGTACCCCGGCGATGTCGTCGGACTCGTGAACGCGAACGCACTGGCTCCCGGCCACACCCTGTTCAGCGACAAGAAGGTGGAGTTTCCGCCGATCCCGTCTTTCGCGCCCGAGCACTTCTCGGTGCTGCGCGCCGAAAGCGCCAGCAAGTACAAGCAGTTCCGCCGCGCCGTCGATCAGCTCGACTCCGAGGGCGTCGTGCAGATCCTGCGCAACGACATCCGCGGCGACGCTTCACCCGTCATGGCGGCCGTCGGCCCCATGCAGTTCGAGGTGGTGGCCGCCCGGATGATGGCCGAGTTCAATGTCGAGGCCCGGATGGAGCCGCTCGGCTACGCGCTCGCCCGCCGCACCGACGCCGAGTCCGCTGTGGAGCTGGGCCGCCAGCGTGGAGTCGAAGTCTTCACGCGCTCCGACGGTGTCATGCTGGCTCTCGTCAGCGACAAGTGGCGACTGCAGTACATCCAGAAGGAACTGCCGGAGCTGACGCTCGAACCGCTCGTGGCCGCAGCCGACTAG
- a CDS encoding fatty acyl-AMP ligase, giving the protein MSKFTDEMYATAATSSQALITGEPDAPLRQEWGEVHRQARCMAGALADAGIGHGDAIGVLAGMPADIAPACQATWMRGASVTMLHQPTPRTDLHVWAQDTETIIGMVTAAAVIVGAPFEAATPLLVERGVKVVTIDEMRGGHDIAPVETAETDIALQQLTSGSTGSPKAVQLTHGNFYANAYSMIDRVKVNPEQDVMISWLPLFHDMGMIGFLTVPMQIGATTVHITPLDFLNSPLLWAELMGKYRGTVTAAPNFAYSLLARRLAQAPEREYDLSTMRCLLNGAEPVDPDTMIALAEAGARFGLDPMALAPTYGMAEVTLAVSVPEPGQGMVLDHVDPDLLESGGMAVPSNRNNARALPTLGPLVPGLEGRVVARDGLELPRRAVGIIELRGKAVTPGYLTVNGPEPTQDADGWINTGDVGYFTEDGLVVVCGRVKDVIIMGGRNIYPTDIERAAGSVRGVRPGNAVAIRLDAGQKRESFAVAVETNAIGDPEEVKRIEREVVHAVVSEVGVRPRTVAVLGPGSIPKTSSGKLRRSTSVSLLG; this is encoded by the coding sequence ATGAGCAAGTTCACCGACGAGATGTATGCCACGGCCGCGACCAGCTCGCAGGCCCTGATCACGGGTGAACCCGATGCCCCGCTGCGCCAGGAATGGGGCGAGGTGCATCGGCAGGCCCGGTGCATGGCCGGGGCCCTCGCAGACGCCGGCATCGGGCACGGCGACGCGATCGGTGTGCTCGCCGGAATGCCTGCCGATATTGCTCCGGCCTGCCAGGCGACATGGATGCGCGGTGCATCGGTGACGATGCTTCATCAGCCGACGCCACGCACCGACCTGCATGTGTGGGCGCAGGACACCGAGACGATCATCGGGATGGTCACGGCAGCCGCGGTGATCGTCGGAGCGCCGTTCGAGGCGGCGACGCCGCTGCTGGTCGAGCGGGGCGTCAAGGTCGTGACGATCGACGAGATGCGCGGCGGCCACGACATCGCCCCGGTGGAGACCGCCGAAACCGATATCGCGCTGCAGCAGTTGACGTCCGGTTCCACCGGATCTCCGAAAGCGGTCCAGCTCACTCATGGGAACTTCTACGCCAACGCCTATTCCATGATCGACCGCGTCAAGGTCAATCCCGAGCAGGACGTGATGATCAGCTGGCTTCCACTGTTCCACGACATGGGCATGATCGGATTCCTCACCGTTCCGATGCAGATCGGTGCCACCACCGTCCACATCACGCCGCTGGACTTCCTGAACTCGCCGCTGCTGTGGGCGGAGCTGATGGGGAAGTACCGTGGAACCGTCACCGCGGCACCGAACTTCGCGTACTCGCTGCTGGCCCGCCGGTTGGCGCAGGCACCCGAGCGCGAGTACGACCTGTCCACCATGCGGTGCCTGCTCAACGGTGCCGAACCGGTCGACCCGGACACCATGATTGCGCTCGCGGAGGCCGGTGCGCGATTCGGCCTGGATCCGATGGCGCTCGCGCCGACCTACGGTATGGCGGAGGTGACGCTCGCGGTGTCGGTCCCGGAACCGGGGCAGGGGATGGTTCTCGACCATGTAGATCCAGATCTGCTCGAGTCCGGCGGCATGGCGGTGCCCTCCAACCGAAACAATGCGCGCGCACTCCCGACTTTGGGTCCGCTGGTGCCGGGTCTCGAAGGTCGCGTCGTCGCACGGGATGGTCTCGAATTGCCCCGCCGTGCAGTCGGAATCATCGAACTACGTGGAAAGGCCGTCACGCCCGGATATCTGACGGTGAACGGTCCGGAGCCGACGCAGGACGCCGACGGCTGGATCAACACCGGCGACGTCGGGTACTTCACCGAGGACGGACTCGTCGTGGTCTGCGGGCGCGTCAAGGATGTCATCATCATGGGCGGCCGGAACATCTATCCCACCGACATCGAGCGCGCGGCCGGGTCGGTGAGGGGGGTGCGTCCCGGCAACGCCGTCGCGATCAGATTGGACGCCGGTCAGAAGCGCGAGAGCTTCGCAGTTGCTGTGGAAACCAATGCAATTGGCGATCCCGAAGAGGTGAAGCGGATCGAGCGCGAGGTCGTACACGCGGTCGTCTCGGAGGTTGGGGTGCGGCCGAGGACCGTGGCAGTACTCGGCCCTGGGAGTATCCCCAAGACCTCATCCGGCAAGCTGCGGCGGTCGACGTCGGTGTCATTGCTGGGGTAG